From Calothrix sp. PCC 6303, a single genomic window includes:
- a CDS encoding DUF2085 domain-containing protein, which translates to MQGVISTTLKKKSIGKIRWVSLITDFLLTGMVFGPLIAPFLAASSFPVLPIIADIIYFMGNHVCPQPDMGVMLAPPFIMAVCMRCYGTVTGLLITRILYAVTKGKGFYWLNQYGWNGVAIAAVLMMAYPFELAIQVLGWWNFNNYIVIPFGLITGLAWGLFTMPIFHTESSQLS; encoded by the coding sequence ATGCAAGGAGTTATTTCCACAACCCTCAAGAAAAAATCAATAGGCAAAATACGCTGGGTTAGCCTCATTACAGATTTCCTCCTTACAGGGATGGTATTTGGTCCCTTGATTGCCCCTTTTCTAGCTGCATCAAGCTTCCCAGTGCTACCAATTATCGCAGATATTATCTATTTTATGGGCAATCACGTTTGCCCCCAACCGGATATGGGTGTTATGTTAGCACCACCTTTTATTATGGCTGTATGTATGCGTTGTTATGGTACAGTTACAGGACTATTAATAACCCGCATTCTCTACGCAGTTACCAAAGGAAAAGGATTTTACTGGTTAAACCAATATGGTTGGAATGGTGTCGCAATAGCCGCAGTACTAATGATGGCATATCCTTTCGAGTTAGCAATACAAGTATTAGGTTGGTGGAATTTTAATAATTACATCGTTATTCCCTTTGGATTAATTACTGGTTTAGCTTGGGGATTATTTACAATGCCAATATTTCACACTGAAAGTTCTCAGTTGAGTTAA
- a CDS encoding ATP-binding sensor histidine kinase: MLSTPVNISEYQIIEELYNGSRTLVYRGYRETDSLPVVIKLLKNPYPSFGELVQFRNQYTIAKNLNSPLIIQTYSLKAYQNGYILVMEDFGGISLKEYFTSSQKQYNPSLQEFLKIAISLCDALDFLSRYRIIHKDIKPSNILINPDTKQVKLIDFSIASLLPRETQEIKNPNVLEGTLAYISPEQTGRMNRGIDYRSDFYCLGVTFYELLTGTLPFSSSDPMELVHSHIAKQPTFLEDRGKDIPQVLVDIVMKLMAKNAENRYQNILGLKFDLENCCYQLQETGNIQYFEIAKRDICDRFIIPEKLYGREWEIEQLLKAFNRVAGVELGNNQISSSSELILVTGFSGIGKTAVINEVNKPIVKKFGYFIKGKFDQFNRNIPFSAFVQALQDLIGQLLTQSDTKLIQWKDKIISVLGENAQVIIEVIPELEKIIGSQPAVTELSGTAAQNRFNLLFQKFIQIFATQEHPLVIFIDDLQWADASSLSLIHLLMSEINSGYLLLIGAYRDNEVFSAHPLMLTLDEVQKSGKNINTINLQPLDQINLNNLIADTLRCSFDLAKPLGKLVYQKTQGNPFFATQFLQCLHRDSLIYFNFEAAYWQCDLIKIQEAALTDDVVEFMALQLQKMPSETLEIVKLASCIGNQFNLKTLAIISQELETETATKLWKSLQEGLILPTSEVYKFYVEQESDDLQLQFHDSKLNYKFIHDRVQQAAYSLIPQEKKQSTHLLIGQLLLKFTSEKERENYIFEIVGQMNLGRELIQDNAEKKQLAQMNLLASQKARNSTAYSATSEYAKTGIELLSSRGWQEEYDLMLALNHLSVESAFLVGQFVEVVPGVQIILKEAKTLLDKIKAYEVLIQTYVAQKEFWQSLEIGLTVLRQLGVKLPTKPQDQDVIFQFLQTLICLRKRQPQWFLDLPELTDYSQMAALRIMNLLIFPAFFVEQRFIALLACWCVRLSVKSGRSPLAGVLFAAYGMVLCTANNLAMGYEFGEVARKLSAEGIGREIHGKTIYFYANLTLPWKRPLQEAVRMNQIAAQIALEVGDLRYVVSSYFSEVLSAFYAGIPLEDLIHKLTIYQPVITKFKEEAIIQLTSLLKELVLGLVVLPLKNSYLIQDEGLEAEWINQWKIGNNLTSLCAIYGYKAHFSYWFGDYQRALINHNLSLPCWKGLGSDLSIMFVVFMDSLIRLAAYPSCDTKTQKQLLKQVNSNQRRMAIWVKHSPENIQHKYNLVKAEYLALLGERQQANDFYDRAIAGAKENNFLQEEALANELAAKFYLQCGKEKIAQVYMQEAYYCYARWGAKAKVEDLQQHYPQLLKPILNNQQQNFNSLESIENLLDQTNCQLTQFDTKNHNRISDYLDFKSILKAAQSISSSIEIDELLGSLSQIILVNTGAKKSALILPNHHEWQLRVITYVIDGKDSLTTTFQQESLDKCQEIPIQLIQYVKNTKETVVIDNCQTQISGVISAYMLQHQPKSVLCMPILNQNNLVGILYLENHLTQGVFTNDRISILNILCSQAAISLANSQLFSNLQLSENRYKSLASNVPGVIYQFQLSIDGKISFPYISPGCWDMFELTQQEIISDSQRLLSLIHPEDLIDFFKIVEESARNLTPKYWQGRCILNSGKIVWIQSASRPECTKDGHILWDGLLMDISKRKIAELLAIEKSQELEQALQNLQQAQLQIVQSEKMSALGNLVAGVAHEMNNPLGFIGASLEQTKPTIDDIFEHLKLYQESLPNPSKAIIKHSEKIDLDYNLEDLPKILDAMLMACDRLQNISTSLRTFSRADQDYKVPFNIHEGINSTILILKHRLKGNEERPAIEVITEYENLPKIECFPGQLNQVFMNILANAIDALEESNIGHSFTEIKKKNNRIIVKTSVENNQVKITIGDNGKGISEEVKQHIFDHLFTTKSVGKGTGLGLAIARQIVEETHNGKLSYHSMVGEGTEFSIFLPLTH; the protein is encoded by the coding sequence ATGCTTAGTACTCCAGTTAATATCTCCGAATATCAAATTATCGAAGAACTTTATAACGGTTCTAGAACCTTGGTTTATCGAGGATATCGAGAAACTGACTCCCTACCAGTGGTGATTAAACTACTCAAAAATCCCTATCCTAGCTTTGGTGAACTGGTGCAGTTTCGCAATCAGTATACCATTGCCAAAAACCTTAACTCACCTCTAATTATCCAAACCTATAGCCTGAAAGCTTACCAAAATGGCTATATATTGGTGATGGAAGACTTTGGAGGGATTTCCCTCAAAGAATATTTCACCTCATCACAGAAGCAATATAACCCTTCTCTTCAAGAGTTTTTAAAAATAGCAATTTCTTTGTGCGATGCCTTAGATTTTCTTTCCCGCTATAGAATTATTCATAAAGATATTAAACCCAGCAATATTTTAATTAATCCAGATACAAAACAAGTTAAATTAATTGACTTCAGTATTGCATCTTTACTACCCAGAGAAACTCAAGAAATTAAAAATCCTAATGTACTGGAGGGAACACTTGCTTACATTTCTCCAGAACAAACAGGAAGAATGAACCGAGGAATAGATTATCGTAGCGATTTTTATTGTTTGGGAGTAACATTTTACGAATTATTGACAGGTACATTACCATTTTCATCAAGTGATCCCATGGAGTTGGTACATTCTCATATTGCAAAGCAGCCAACTTTTTTAGAAGATAGAGGAAAAGATATTCCCCAAGTATTAGTTGATATAGTTATGAAATTGATGGCAAAAAATGCCGAAAATCGCTATCAAAATATCCTAGGTTTGAAATTTGATTTAGAAAATTGTTGCTATCAACTTCAAGAAACTGGCAACATTCAATATTTTGAAATTGCAAAAAGAGATATTTGCGATCGCTTTATTATTCCCGAAAAATTATATGGTCGAGAATGGGAAATTGAACAATTATTAAAAGCATTTAATCGGGTTGCTGGAGTGGAGTTAGGAAATAACCAGATATCAAGTAGTAGTGAGTTAATACTTGTAACTGGTTTCTCTGGTATTGGTAAAACTGCTGTAATTAATGAAGTAAATAAGCCCATAGTTAAAAAGTTTGGTTATTTTATTAAAGGTAAATTTGACCAATTTAATCGAAATATTCCTTTTTCTGCTTTTGTCCAAGCTTTACAAGATTTAATTGGGCAACTATTAACACAAAGTGACACAAAATTAATTCAGTGGAAAGATAAAATTATTTCAGTTTTAGGTGAGAATGCACAAGTCATTATTGAAGTTATTCCAGAATTAGAAAAAATTATTGGTTCACAACCAGCAGTCACAGAATTATCAGGAACTGCTGCACAAAATAGATTTAATTTATTATTTCAGAAATTTATTCAGATTTTTGCAACTCAAGAACATCCATTAGTGATATTTATAGATGATTTGCAATGGGCTGATGCATCTTCACTTTCACTGATTCATCTGCTAATGAGTGAAATAAATAGTGGTTATTTATTACTAATTGGTGCATATCGAGATAATGAAGTTTTTTCGGCACATCCTTTAATGTTGACATTGGATGAAGTCCAAAAATCAGGAAAAAATATTAATACGATTAATTTACAACCATTAGATCAGATAAATTTGAATAACTTGATTGCAGATACTCTCAGATGTTCTTTCGATTTAGCGAAACCTTTAGGAAAACTAGTGTATCAAAAAACACAAGGAAATCCATTTTTTGCTACTCAATTTCTCCAGTGTTTGCATAGGGATAGTTTAATATATTTTAATTTTGAAGCTGCTTATTGGCAATGTGATCTTATTAAAATCCAAGAAGCTGCCCTAACAGATGATGTTGTAGAATTTATGGCACTTCAATTGCAGAAAATGCCATCAGAAACTCTAGAAATCGTTAAACTAGCATCTTGTATTGGTAATCAATTTAATTTAAAAACATTAGCAATTATTTCTCAAGAATTAGAAACAGAAACTGCAACAAAACTGTGGAAATCTTTACAAGAGGGCTTGATTTTACCTACAAGTGAAGTTTATAAGTTTTATGTAGAGCAAGAATCAGATGATTTGCAATTACAATTTCATGATTCTAAACTAAATTATAAATTTATTCATGACCGTGTTCAACAAGCTGCTTATTCACTAATTCCGCAAGAGAAAAAGCAAAGTACTCATCTACTAATTGGACAATTACTATTAAAGTTTACTTCTGAAAAAGAACGAGAAAATTATATTTTTGAGATTGTTGGACAAATGAATTTAGGCAGGGAACTTATACAGGATAATGCTGAAAAAAAGCAGCTTGCTCAAATGAATCTTCTCGCATCTCAAAAAGCGCGTAACTCAACAGCATATTCAGCAACTTCAGAATATGCAAAGACTGGCATTGAGTTATTATCTAGTCGGGGTTGGCAAGAAGAATATGATTTGATGCTGGCATTAAATCATCTGTCTGTTGAATCTGCATTTTTAGTAGGTCAATTTGTAGAAGTAGTACCTGGTGTCCAAATTATTTTGAAAGAAGCTAAGACATTATTAGATAAAATCAAAGCTTATGAGGTCTTGATTCAGACTTATGTTGCTCAAAAAGAATTTTGGCAGAGTCTAGAAATTGGACTAACAGTGTTACGACAATTAGGTGTAAAACTACCTACAAAACCACAAGATCAGGATGTTATCTTTCAATTTTTACAAACTTTAATCTGTTTAAGAAAAAGACAGCCTCAGTGGTTTCTAGATTTACCTGAATTGACTGATTATAGTCAAATGGCTGCTTTACGAATCATGAATTTGCTGATTTTTCCAGCTTTTTTTGTTGAACAAAGATTTATTGCACTTTTAGCTTGCTGGTGTGTCCGTCTATCTGTAAAATCTGGACGTTCACCCTTAGCAGGAGTATTATTTGCTGCCTATGGAATGGTATTATGTACCGCGAATAATTTGGCAATGGGTTATGAGTTTGGTGAAGTTGCACGAAAGCTATCTGCTGAGGGAATTGGACGAGAAATTCATGGCAAGACAATATATTTTTATGCCAACTTAACTCTACCTTGGAAACGTCCTCTACAAGAGGCAGTGAGGATGAATCAAATTGCTGCACAAATAGCTTTGGAAGTAGGGGATTTACGTTATGTTGTCAGCAGCTACTTTAGTGAAGTACTCAGTGCTTTTTATGCTGGAATACCTCTTGAAGATTTAATTCACAAGCTGACAATTTATCAACCAGTTATTACTAAATTTAAAGAAGAAGCAATTATTCAATTAACGAGTTTGTTAAAAGAGTTAGTTTTAGGATTAGTTGTTCTACCTCTAAAAAATAGTTACTTGATTCAAGATGAAGGATTAGAAGCTGAATGGATTAATCAGTGGAAAATTGGTAATAATTTAACTAGTCTTTGCGCTATTTATGGCTACAAAGCTCATTTTTCCTATTGGTTTGGTGACTATCAACGAGCACTAATAAATCATAATCTTTCCTTGCCATGCTGGAAGGGATTAGGCTCAGATTTGTCGATTATGTTTGTGGTTTTCATGGATTCACTGATTCGACTTGCAGCTTATCCTAGTTGCGACACGAAAACCCAGAAGCAATTACTCAAGCAAGTTAACAGTAACCAGCGACGTATGGCAATTTGGGTTAAACATAGCCCAGAAAATATTCAACATAAGTATAATTTAGTTAAAGCGGAATATCTAGCTTTATTAGGCGAAAGGCAACAAGCAAATGATTTTTATGATCGTGCAATTGCTGGGGCAAAAGAAAATAATTTCCTCCAAGAAGAAGCACTTGCTAACGAACTAGCAGCAAAATTTTATTTGCAATGTGGTAAAGAAAAAATTGCTCAAGTATATATGCAGGAAGCATACTACTGCTACGCTCGTTGGGGAGCAAAAGCCAAAGTTGAGGATTTACAACAACACTATCCTCAACTGCTCAAACCAATCTTAAATAATCAACAACAAAATTTTAACTCTTTAGAATCGATTGAAAATTTACTGGATCAAACAAATTGTCAACTTACTCAATTTGATACCAAAAATCATAACAGGATTAGTGACTATCTGGATTTTAAGTCAATTCTCAAGGCAGCGCAAAGTATCTCTAGTAGTATTGAAATAGATGAATTACTTGGCAGTCTCAGCCAAATTATTCTTGTCAATACTGGGGCAAAAAAATCTGCACTAATCTTACCAAATCATCATGAATGGCAACTTCGGGTTATTACCTATGTCATCGATGGTAAAGATTCCCTAACAACTACTTTTCAGCAAGAAAGCCTCGATAAATGCCAGGAAATACCGATTCAATTGATTCAATATGTAAAAAATACAAAAGAAACTGTTGTTATTGATAATTGCCAAACTCAGATTTCTGGCGTGATTTCTGCTTATATGTTGCAACATCAGCCAAAAAGTGTTTTATGTATGCCGATTTTAAATCAAAATAATTTGGTAGGGATTCTCTATCTCGAAAATCATCTTACCCAAGGAGTATTTACAAATGATCGCATTTCAATTTTAAATATTCTCTGTTCCCAAGCAGCAATTTCTCTAGCAAATTCTCAACTTTTCAGTAACTTACAACTCAGCGAAAATCGCTATAAAAGTTTAGCAAGTAATGTACCTGGTGTAATTTATCAGTTCCAATTATCTATTGATGGTAAAATCTCATTTCCCTACATTAGTCCCGGTTGCTGGGATATGTTTGAGTTAACCCAACAAGAAATTATCTCTGACTCTCAAAGACTTTTATCTTTAATACATCCAGAAGATCTAATAGATTTTTTTAAAATTGTTGAAGAATCTGCACGAAATTTAACCCCAAAATATTGGCAGGGACGTTGTATTTTAAACTCAGGAAAAATTGTCTGGATTCAGTCTGCATCTCGTCCTGAATGTACCAAAGATGGTCATATTCTTTGGGATGGTTTATTAATGGATATCAGCAAACGCAAAATAGCAGAACTATTGGCGATAGAAAAGTCTCAAGAACTTGAGCAAGCATTACAAAATTTACAGCAAGCACAATTACAAATCGTTCAAAGTGAAAAAATGTCTGCACTGGGTAACTTAGTCGCTGGGGTAGCTCATGAAATGAATAATCCTTTAGGCTTTATTGGTGCTAGTCTTGAACAAACTAAACCCACTATTGATGATATTTTTGAACACTTGAAACTATATCAAGAAAGTTTACCTAATCCTAGTAAAGCAATTATTAAACATAGCGAAAAAATTGATTTAGATTATAACTTGGAAGATTTGCCTAAAATCCTTGATGCAATGCTAATGGCTTGCGACAGATTACAAAATATCAGTACAAGTCTCCGTACTTTCTCCCGCGCTGATCAAGATTATAAAGTGCCATTCAACATACATGAAGGTATTAATAGTACAATTTTAATTCTCAAGCATCGCCTCAAAGGTAACGAAGAACGTCCAGCAATTGAAGTTATAACTGAATATGAAAATTTACCAAAAATTGAGTGTTTTCCTGGACAATTAAA